A genomic region of Rhodococcus qingshengii JCM 15477 contains the following coding sequences:
- a CDS encoding ABC transporter permease: MRFSMVRELRDSRELLLNLTRREIKAKYKGTAFGQLWSLANPLMAMAIYTVVFSYIIKITPDPGDPSGIDVFALWLLCALLPWTFFTNVVNGGMVSLVGNANLIQKVHFSRVSLVIANSLSSAFTWLIEMAVLIVALVLVGSKVLIWLPCLFVVMILLWLFATGISMIASIANVYFRDTQHFVNILFQLWFYLTPIVYPAALVVEQSDKIGPLVAGVTLADIYNLNPIGQFLEVIRNLIYDNRMPETANLIACVSWSVGAFVVGSLVFQRHVKGLAEAL; this comes from the coding sequence TTGCGGTTTTCCATGGTGAGGGAGCTGCGTGATTCACGGGAGCTTCTTCTCAACCTGACTCGACGAGAAATCAAAGCCAAGTACAAGGGGACTGCCTTCGGCCAACTCTGGTCGCTGGCCAACCCTCTGATGGCCATGGCAATTTACACGGTCGTCTTTTCCTACATCATCAAGATCACCCCTGATCCCGGAGACCCTAGTGGCATCGATGTTTTTGCTTTGTGGCTGCTGTGCGCGCTCCTGCCTTGGACATTTTTCACCAATGTGGTTAACGGGGGGATGGTCTCACTCGTCGGTAACGCGAACCTCATTCAGAAGGTCCATTTCTCGCGCGTATCACTGGTGATCGCGAACTCGCTTTCCTCGGCTTTCACTTGGTTGATCGAGATGGCAGTACTGATTGTCGCGCTGGTATTGGTGGGATCGAAGGTCTTGATTTGGCTTCCCTGCCTCTTCGTGGTAATGATCTTGCTCTGGCTGTTTGCAACAGGAATCTCGATGATTGCCTCGATTGCGAATGTGTACTTCCGTGACACTCAACATTTTGTGAACATACTTTTTCAGCTTTGGTTCTATTTAACGCCGATAGTATATCCTGCTGCATTAGTTGTTGAGCAATCCGACAAAATTGGCCCCCTTGTGGCTGGCGTTACTTTGGCGGATATCTACAACTTGAACCCGATCGGGCAATTTTTGGAGGTGATTCGCAATCTCATTTATGACAATCGGATGCCTGAAACTGCGAATTTGATTGCTTGTGTCAGTTGGTCCGTCGGAGCTTTCGTCGTTGGCAGCCTCGTCTTCCAGCGGCACGTGAAGGGATTGGCTGAAGCGCTATGA